One segment of Anatilimnocola aggregata DNA contains the following:
- the argH gene encoding argininosuccinate lyase, which translates to MATPSRSGVFTQATDRRVERFTESISFDRRLYAHDIQGSTAHAQMLAEVGVLTPHERDQICATLQQIGKEIEHDVFPFSIALEDIHMHIEQALIERLGDVGRKLHTGRSRNDQVATDLRLWVRDALDRIKDGLENLQRAFFDRCEGDFEVILPGYTHMQRAQPVLAPHYWLAYCEKLARDIDRVKDCRKRTNVCSLGAAALAGTTLPIDRHDVMQRLKFDSVAGNSLDVSSDRDFVVESAFVLSLIAAHLSTWAEEWILWSTAEFNFLKLPHEFCTGSSIMPQKINPDVLELTRGKSARVIGHLQTLLVLIKGLPLAYNRDLQEDKPPLFDSFETVELCLELAAPLVAGAKLNREGIAAKLDRGYLDATTLMEYLIQKGIAQRTAHHLVGSLVNQAMQQGVSLAELPLETLQAAHPDLDESVREILGVDKAVAAFRSYGSTAPSEVRRQIEIWRSRLYQTDPAVLKSDEGAITLEK; encoded by the coding sequence TTGGCAACTCCTTCCCGTAGCGGGGTTTTCACGCAGGCGACCGATCGCCGAGTTGAGCGATTTACCGAGAGCATCAGCTTCGACCGCCGCCTCTATGCGCACGATATTCAGGGAAGCACCGCCCATGCCCAGATGCTGGCAGAAGTGGGCGTATTGACGCCACATGAGCGGGACCAGATCTGCGCGACCCTTCAGCAGATTGGCAAGGAAATTGAGCACGACGTATTTCCGTTCAGCATCGCGCTCGAAGACATCCACATGCACATCGAACAGGCGCTGATCGAGCGTCTGGGGGATGTGGGCCGCAAGTTGCACACCGGCCGCAGTCGAAACGATCAAGTTGCTACCGATCTGCGGCTCTGGGTTCGCGACGCCCTCGACCGGATCAAGGACGGTCTCGAGAACCTGCAGCGGGCGTTCTTCGACCGCTGCGAGGGTGACTTCGAGGTCATTCTGCCCGGCTATACGCACATGCAGCGGGCCCAACCGGTGCTCGCGCCGCACTATTGGTTGGCTTACTGCGAAAAACTGGCCCGCGATATCGACCGGGTGAAAGATTGCCGCAAACGGACGAACGTCTGCTCACTCGGCGCTGCCGCGCTCGCGGGCACGACACTTCCCATCGACCGCCACGATGTCATGCAGCGGCTGAAGTTCGATAGCGTGGCCGGCAACAGCCTCGATGTGAGTAGCGACCGTGATTTCGTCGTGGAATCGGCGTTCGTTCTCTCGCTGATTGCCGCCCACCTGAGCACCTGGGCCGAAGAATGGATTCTGTGGTCGACTGCCGAGTTCAACTTCCTCAAGTTGCCGCACGAGTTCTGCACCGGCTCGTCGATCATGCCGCAAAAGATCAATCCCGATGTGCTGGAACTGACTCGCGGCAAATCGGCCCGTGTCATTGGCCATCTGCAAACTTTGCTGGTGCTGATTAAAGGCTTGCCGCTGGCGTACAACCGCGACCTGCAAGAAGACAAGCCACCGCTATTCGACTCATTTGAAACCGTCGAGCTATGTTTGGAATTAGCGGCTCCATTGGTGGCTGGCGCGAAGCTCAACCGCGAAGGGATCGCCGCGAAACTGGACCGCGGCTATCTCGACGCGACCACGTTGATGGAATACTTGATTCAAAAGGGAATCGCCCAGCGGACGGCCCATCACCTGGTAGGTTCGCTGGTGAATCAGGCCATGCAACAAGGGGTCTCGCTGGCTGAGTTGCCGTTAGAGACGCTACAAGCCGCCCATCCGGACCTGGATGAAAGCGTGCGCGAGATTCTGGGGGTCGATAAGGCCGTGGCCGCGTTTCGCAGCTACGGTTCGACTGCTCCCAGTGAAGTTCGCCGCCAGATCGAGATCTGGCGAAGCCGGTTGTATCAAACAGACCCGGCAGTCCTGAAATCCGACGAAGGAGCAATTACGCTAGAGAAATAG
- a CDS encoding coiled-coil domain-containing protein, whose amino-acid sequence MTKTRAGKTKDAATTASETLSSRDQSVSPHRIDAAHEGTGSAATTTPEMMAALADSALTAAAENDEIFHATAVPRDPLQDLALREEQLQLQAAQLAGHLKARLTEVDRRESQLNARIAQLEADLRSARLWQREREYEFQQREGELCRQVEDLQQRSSEVAIGEQQVQTLDERAEQIITREQELKALDLQLRQRRQELDRQAAAFSHAQSLWQLQQKHEEAAARQQRERAEEVWTRAVAEERQELDFEIAGRRRKLETGEQVLREQQQRLDQERVDFERMRVQGTNQLQRERAAWDERLQAIDLEFVSRKRELESREAIVERQRVAMEQMRTEIGLVHRQSLEMRLIAEQLWAQITGRLSSAEITRSIASLRLQLSQQYEQEQKALTKQKDELVQLAERLQGQHQLLTAERQEVRNWGSARQAGIEQQARQLVEREQQLESEQQELRASRQNLHDERRRYEQEIRDLATQLREATTSPAAA is encoded by the coding sequence ATGACCAAAACTCGCGCCGGCAAGACTAAGGACGCAGCAACCACTGCTAGCGAGACTCTGTCGTCTAGGGACCAGTCGGTTTCGCCCCATCGCATCGATGCAGCCCATGAGGGGACCGGTTCAGCTGCCACGACAACGCCCGAAATGATGGCGGCCTTGGCCGATTCAGCCCTGACCGCCGCCGCCGAGAACGACGAGATTTTTCACGCCACAGCAGTCCCGCGCGACCCGCTGCAAGATCTGGCCCTCCGCGAAGAACAGTTGCAACTACAGGCTGCTCAGTTAGCAGGACACTTGAAAGCCCGGCTGACGGAAGTCGACCGCCGCGAATCGCAACTCAACGCCCGCATTGCCCAACTCGAAGCCGACCTCCGTTCTGCCCGCCTCTGGCAGCGCGAGCGAGAATATGAGTTTCAACAGCGCGAAGGGGAACTCTGCCGGCAAGTGGAAGACCTGCAGCAGCGGTCGAGCGAAGTGGCCATCGGCGAGCAGCAGGTTCAGACGCTCGATGAACGGGCCGAGCAGATCATCACCCGCGAACAAGAACTGAAGGCCCTCGATCTGCAACTGCGCCAGCGCCGCCAGGAACTCGATCGGCAAGCTGCGGCCTTTTCGCACGCCCAGTCCCTTTGGCAATTGCAGCAGAAACATGAAGAAGCCGCTGCCCGCCAGCAGCGCGAACGGGCCGAAGAAGTTTGGACTCGCGCAGTGGCAGAAGAACGGCAAGAGCTCGATTTTGAGATCGCCGGTCGTCGCCGCAAGTTGGAGACAGGCGAGCAAGTTCTGCGCGAGCAGCAGCAGCGGCTCGATCAAGAACGCGTCGACTTCGAACGGATGCGCGTGCAAGGGACCAACCAACTGCAGCGAGAACGAGCTGCCTGGGATGAACGCCTGCAAGCGATCGACTTGGAATTTGTGTCACGCAAGCGGGAACTCGAAAGTCGCGAAGCAATTGTCGAGCGTCAACGCGTGGCCATGGAGCAAATGCGAACCGAAATCGGGCTGGTCCATCGCCAGTCGCTCGAAATGCGGCTGATTGCCGAGCAACTGTGGGCCCAAATCACCGGGCGGCTGAGTAGTGCCGAAATCACCCGCTCGATCGCTTCACTCCGGCTACAACTCAGTCAGCAGTACGAACAGGAGCAGAAGGCCCTTACCAAGCAAAAGGACGAGCTCGTCCAATTGGCCGAGCGACTGCAAGGGCAGCATCAGTTGCTCACCGCCGAACGGCAGGAAGTTCGCAACTGGGGCTCGGCTCGCCAGGCCGGCATCGAACAGCAGGCTCGGCAGTTGGTCGAACGAGAACAACAGCTCGAATCCGAGCAGCAGGAACTGCGCGCTTCGCGGCAAAACCTGCACGACGAACGTCGCCGCTACGAGCAAGAGATCCGCGACCTCGCCACGCAATTGCGGGAAGCCACGACTTCGCCCGCTGCAGCGTGA
- a CDS encoding co-chaperone GroES, whose product MKLVPLGDKVIIRRLPAEERTAGGIVLPDSAREKPQQGRVLSVGDGALLSDGRRSPLTVQEGDRVMFHAYAGNELKINNQELLICREDDILAILD is encoded by the coding sequence ATGAAGCTTGTACCCCTGGGCGACAAAGTCATCATTCGACGCCTACCTGCCGAAGAACGAACCGCGGGGGGCATCGTCCTGCCCGACTCCGCCCGCGAGAAGCCGCAGCAGGGTCGCGTCCTCTCTGTCGGCGATGGTGCCCTCCTCAGTGACGGCCGCCGCAGCCCGTTGACCGTTCAAGAGGGGGATCGGGTCATGTTTCACGCCTACGCGGGGAACGAGCTGAAAATTAACAACCAGGAGCTTCTCATCTGCCGCGAAGACGACATTCTGGCGATACTCGACTGA
- a CDS encoding prenyltransferase/squalene oxidase repeat-containing protein has translation MVRRFMAAMVCAVVSGTMLVPAHVSGADTANKAYEPMVNRAIEFLTTKAQDADGAYNAKAGPAITALVTAALLRHGRSPADPQIAKSLKYLESFVRADGGIHAAETSHKNYETAISLVAFGLANKDGKYDTILKAGEKYMKSLQWGATDGKAPSDVEYGGAGYGKNKRPDLSNTSFFIDALKATGNGESDEAMKRALIFVSRCQNLETPNNTTPFAAKKPDGGFYYTPAAGGSSQAGVDEETGALRSYASMTYAGLKSMIYAGVAKDDQRVVAAQKWLAKNYDLQSNPGMGTSGLYYYYHTMAKTLDALGQDKFVDEKGVAHDWRQEIIETLAAKQQPDGSWVNENNRWMEGDSAIVTGYALLALSYCKAK, from the coding sequence ATGGTTCGTCGTTTCATGGCAGCAATGGTCTGCGCAGTTGTCTCTGGCACAATGTTGGTTCCCGCCCACGTCTCGGGTGCCGACACCGCAAACAAAGCTTACGAGCCGATGGTCAACCGCGCCATCGAATTTCTCACCACCAAAGCCCAAGATGCCGACGGCGCTTACAACGCCAAAGCGGGCCCCGCGATTACGGCACTCGTGACTGCTGCCCTGCTGCGGCACGGTCGTTCGCCGGCCGATCCGCAAATCGCCAAGAGCCTGAAGTATCTCGAGAGCTTTGTCCGGGCCGATGGTGGCATTCATGCAGCCGAAACAAGTCACAAGAACTACGAAACCGCGATTTCGCTCGTCGCCTTCGGCCTGGCCAATAAAGATGGCAAATACGATACGATTCTGAAAGCTGGCGAGAAGTACATGAAGAGCCTGCAGTGGGGTGCGACCGATGGAAAGGCACCGAGCGATGTCGAGTACGGTGGCGCAGGCTACGGCAAGAACAAGCGGCCCGATCTCTCGAACACCAGCTTCTTCATCGATGCCCTCAAAGCAACCGGCAACGGCGAAAGCGACGAAGCGATGAAGCGGGCTTTGATCTTCGTCTCACGCTGCCAGAATCTGGAAACCCCGAACAACACCACCCCCTTCGCCGCCAAAAAGCCCGACGGCGGTTTCTATTACACTCCCGCTGCTGGCGGTTCCAGCCAGGCCGGCGTTGATGAAGAAACCGGCGCCCTGCGCAGTTATGCGTCGATGACTTACGCCGGACTCAAGAGCATGATTTATGCCGGCGTAGCGAAGGACGATCAGCGCGTAGTCGCGGCCCAGAAGTGGCTCGCCAAGAACTACGACCTGCAGAGCAATCCCGGCATGGGCACCTCGGGCTTGTACTACTACTACCATACGATGGCTAAGACACTCGATGCTCTGGGGCAGGACAAGTTCGTTGATGAGAAGGGCGTGGCTCACGACTGGCGTCAAGAAATCATCGAGACGCTGGCCGCCAAGCAGCAACCTGACGGGAGTTGGGTGAACGAAAACAACCGCTGGATGGAGGGCGATTCCGCCATCGTCACCGGTTATGCCCTGCTCGCCCTGTCGTATTGCAAGGCGAAGTAA
- a CDS encoding NADPH-dependent assimilatory sulfite reductase hemoprotein subunit, whose translation MTEPAKLSKVEGIKDASNFLAGPLANEMVDGNPNFGHDSEVLLKFHGTYQQDDRDERGQVSEDGKKKKAYSFMVRTRIPGGILTSDQVLEELNLCDELGNTTLRITSRQAFQLHGVLKENLKRTIQRINECQLSTLAACGDVNRNVMCCPAPYKKKIYRETQALAHEIAMHFAPRTKAYHEVWLTDSSTGDKQLVGGESESNGDGFDVEPIYGKHYMPRKFKMAIGFDFDNCVDLYANDLGLMAVTDGDKIIGYNVLVGGGMGVTPSAKKTFPAVAKRLCFAGTHNVIKIVEAVFKVQRDFGNREDRKIARLKYVVANWGIEKFKAKVEEYYGGPLPEPHPTDVHGFNDHMGWDEQGDGKWFYGLNIENGRIKDTADMQLKTAIREICTVLKPGIRLTAHQSMLFTDIEAKDKAQLEAILKKYGVKLTEEISEVRRYSMACVAWPTCGLSITESERALPGMIDQLEVELARLGLSTEKFTVRMTGCPNGCARPYNCDVGLVGRARGQYTLFVGGRLLGDRLNSLYKDYVPAEEVVSTLTPLFVYFKTDRQAGETFGDFCNRKGQADLAQWADNFAVAK comes from the coding sequence ATGACCGAACCAGCCAAGCTCAGCAAAGTCGAGGGAATCAAAGACGCCAGCAATTTTCTGGCTGGGCCTCTCGCGAATGAAATGGTCGATGGAAACCCGAATTTCGGCCACGACAGCGAAGTGCTCCTCAAATTTCACGGCACCTATCAGCAGGATGACCGGGACGAGCGCGGCCAGGTTTCGGAAGACGGCAAGAAGAAGAAGGCCTACAGCTTCATGGTCCGGACACGCATTCCGGGCGGCATTCTCACCAGCGATCAAGTGCTGGAAGAACTCAACTTGTGCGACGAACTGGGTAACACGACGCTGCGAATCACGTCGCGCCAGGCGTTTCAGTTGCACGGGGTGCTAAAGGAAAACCTGAAGCGGACGATTCAGCGCATCAACGAGTGCCAACTCTCGACGCTGGCCGCCTGCGGCGACGTGAACCGCAACGTGATGTGCTGCCCCGCGCCGTACAAGAAGAAGATCTATCGCGAGACGCAAGCGCTGGCCCACGAAATTGCCATGCACTTCGCGCCGCGCACCAAAGCTTATCACGAAGTGTGGCTGACCGATTCCTCAACGGGCGATAAGCAACTGGTTGGTGGCGAAAGCGAATCGAACGGTGACGGCTTCGATGTCGAACCCATCTACGGCAAGCACTACATGCCGCGCAAATTCAAGATGGCGATTGGCTTCGACTTCGATAACTGCGTCGATCTGTATGCCAACGACCTGGGACTAATGGCGGTCACCGATGGTGACAAGATCATCGGTTACAACGTGCTCGTCGGTGGCGGCATGGGTGTAACTCCTTCCGCCAAGAAGACCTTCCCCGCAGTGGCCAAGCGGCTCTGCTTTGCCGGCACGCACAATGTGATCAAAATTGTCGAAGCGGTTTTCAAAGTGCAGCGCGACTTCGGCAACCGCGAAGATCGCAAGATCGCACGATTGAAATATGTCGTGGCCAATTGGGGCATCGAGAAGTTCAAAGCCAAGGTCGAAGAATACTACGGCGGTCCGCTGCCGGAGCCACATCCGACCGATGTCCACGGTTTCAACGACCACATGGGCTGGGACGAACAAGGGGACGGCAAGTGGTTCTATGGATTGAATATCGAAAATGGCCGAATCAAAGACACGGCTGACATGCAACTGAAGACTGCGATCCGCGAGATTTGCACGGTGCTCAAGCCGGGCATTCGCCTGACCGCGCATCAGAGCATGCTCTTCACCGATATCGAAGCCAAAGACAAGGCGCAGCTGGAAGCAATTCTGAAGAAGTACGGTGTCAAGCTGACGGAAGAGATCAGCGAAGTCCGGCGCTATAGCATGGCCTGCGTTGCCTGGCCGACCTGCGGGTTGAGCATCACTGAAAGCGAACGAGCGCTGCCCGGCATGATCGATCAACTCGAAGTGGAGCTAGCGCGGCTGGGACTATCGACCGAGAAGTTCACCGTGCGCATGACGGGCTGCCCAAACGGCTGTGCTCGACCTTACAACTGCGACGTTGGCTTGGTTGGTCGCGCACGTGGGCAGTACACACTCTTCGTCGGTGGCCGCTTGCTCGGCGATCGCTTGAACAGCTTGTACAAAGACTATGTACCCGCGGAAGAGGTTGTGAGTACGCTCACTCCGCTGTTCGTCTACTTCAAGACCGACCGTCAGGCGGGTGAAACCTTCGGCGATTTCTGCAATCGCAAGGGGCAAGCCGACCTGGCTCAATGGGCCGATAACTTCGCCGTGGCCAAATAG
- a CDS encoding DUF4175 domain-containing protein: protein MEEIKRQVGRARRRLIGQQFLTIAVWSLFATLLIGAIGLAVPKLWALPLQHDIWNYSWLGGSLAVGLLIASVWTYVVRRSSIDAAIELDRRYGLKERVSSTLALNSDELSTEVGQALVADAIRKVERIDVREQFKLQPTWRFALPLVPAAVIGGLLFLPNAALENKATASTGTTPEMKLQIKKAAEILKRKLEANAKKPETDVSLKDAELLKEISKKVGDIATKEGIDKKEATIKINDLAKEVEKRKQELGGAKEMQKQLDKLGKIEKGPADKLADAMKDGDFKEAQKQLEQLKENLKNGKLEEKDKEQLAKQMNQLKEKIQQMAQDQKDNREKLQQEIQKKIEKGDLEGAAKLQEKLDKAEKEGKQMEQMLDKLANKLGQCAECMKKDGNGDPKEAGQKLDDLAKAMKEAQEQLDQMENLDEVLDELADAKNAMNGKEGGQNGKEMDGEMDGKMGRQGRNGNKKGQPGMGLGSGRGKGERPEEEVDTKSYDSRVAGKARPGESVRTGDADGKNIAGKTLQEVKAELQSAAARDSDALNEQNLPREQREHAKQYFEKFRKGEK from the coding sequence ATGGAAGAGATCAAGCGTCAGGTTGGTCGGGCTCGCCGGCGGCTCATTGGCCAGCAGTTTCTGACCATCGCAGTCTGGTCTCTTTTCGCCACGCTCCTCATCGGCGCGATTGGCCTCGCGGTTCCCAAGTTGTGGGCTTTGCCACTCCAGCACGACATTTGGAATTACAGCTGGCTCGGTGGCAGTCTCGCCGTCGGTTTGTTGATTGCTTCGGTTTGGACCTACGTCGTGCGACGTTCGTCGATCGATGCGGCGATTGAACTCGACCGGCGTTATGGACTGAAGGAGCGCGTCTCCAGCACGCTGGCGCTCAACTCCGACGAGCTCTCGACCGAAGTCGGTCAGGCACTTGTGGCTGATGCCATTCGCAAGGTCGAGCGGATCGATGTGCGCGAACAATTCAAATTGCAGCCAACCTGGCGCTTCGCGCTGCCGCTGGTTCCCGCCGCCGTTATTGGCGGGCTCCTTTTCCTGCCGAATGCAGCGCTCGAAAACAAAGCGACAGCTTCCACGGGCACTACCCCTGAGATGAAGCTACAAATTAAGAAGGCCGCTGAGATCCTCAAAAGGAAGCTTGAAGCAAATGCCAAGAAGCCGGAGACCGATGTCTCGTTGAAAGACGCCGAGTTGCTGAAAGAGATCTCGAAGAAGGTCGGCGATATCGCCACCAAGGAAGGGATCGATAAGAAAGAAGCAACGATCAAGATCAACGATCTGGCGAAGGAAGTGGAGAAGCGCAAGCAGGAACTGGGTGGCGCGAAAGAGATGCAAAAACAGCTTGATAAGCTTGGCAAAATCGAAAAAGGCCCTGCCGATAAGTTAGCTGATGCGATGAAAGATGGCGACTTCAAAGAAGCGCAAAAGCAACTCGAACAGCTGAAGGAAAACTTGAAGAACGGCAAGCTGGAAGAGAAAGACAAAGAGCAACTCGCCAAACAGATGAATCAGCTGAAGGAAAAGATTCAGCAGATGGCTCAGGACCAAAAAGATAATCGCGAGAAGCTGCAGCAAGAGATTCAGAAGAAGATCGAAAAGGGTGACTTGGAAGGTGCCGCCAAGCTGCAAGAGAAGCTCGATAAGGCGGAAAAAGAAGGGAAGCAAATGGAGCAGATGCTCGACAAACTCGCCAACAAGTTGGGTCAGTGCGCCGAGTGCATGAAGAAGGATGGCAATGGCGACCCGAAAGAAGCCGGCCAGAAACTCGACGACCTCGCCAAGGCCATGAAGGAAGCGCAGGAACAACTCGACCAGATGGAAAACCTCGATGAGGTTCTGGATGAACTGGCCGACGCCAAAAACGCCATGAATGGCAAAGAGGGTGGCCAAAACGGCAAGGAAATGGATGGCGAAATGGACGGCAAGATGGGCCGCCAAGGTCGCAATGGCAACAAGAAGGGTCAGCCTGGTATGGGGCTTGGTTCGGGTCGCGGCAAGGGTGAGCGTCCCGAGGAAGAAGTCGATACCAAGTCCTACGACTCGCGCGTGGCTGGCAAAGCCCGCCCTGGTGAATCGGTCCGCACGGGAGATGCCGATGGCAAGAACATCGCCGGCAAGACCCTGCAAGAAGTGAAGGCTGAACTGCAATCGGCCGCTGCCCGCGATTCCGATGCGCTCAATGAGCAGAACCTGCCGCGCGAGCAGCGCGAACACGCCAAGCAGTACTTCGAGAAGTTCCGCAAGGGCGAGAAGTAG
- a CDS encoding DUF1549 domain-containing protein, with protein sequence MSCYRAWIALAIVSGTTFTGFTYPAAFAKEEPAQVAAKADEILASELNLGSASTKPAPMADDEIFLRRVTLDLQGRLPSAAEITTFALDPATDKRQTIVRKLLADRRYGENWSKYWRDVIMYRATEQRAQIVAGVLTDYLRESINENKPWSQVATDFITAEGDGLTKGETALIIAQEGKPEETVAEISRIFLGVQIQCAQCHDHPTDRWKREQFHELAAFFPRVSSRIILTPDNRTISVAVTEFGNEPFERNGNRVRGSAEHRMSDLQKPDAPGRMMKPILFATGDSVPVTTRDSQRRGQLAEFITKPENPYFAKALVNRLWSELVGEGFYEPVDDMGPDRDCFAPKTLEHLSTAFAATGYDVKWLFETITATQAYQRASRSRRNPEQVAFVANVPQRLRADQLFENVLTALGTREPAAMAGPGYGGGVRFGRGPRQAFAAVFGYDPSERRDEVAGTIPQALVMMNSPYFNGLLDGRSGRTALGKMLSEIQDDRALIGELYLRTLAREPSLQEVNTCLAHVADVKNRTEAFEDIHWSLLNSTEFLYRR encoded by the coding sequence ATGAGTTGCTATCGTGCCTGGATCGCCCTGGCCATCGTCAGTGGAACGACGTTCACCGGCTTCACTTACCCCGCAGCGTTTGCCAAAGAAGAGCCCGCTCAAGTCGCCGCCAAAGCTGACGAGATCCTGGCCAGCGAACTGAACTTGGGAAGTGCCAGTACGAAGCCGGCCCCAATGGCCGATGACGAAATTTTTCTCCGCCGCGTCACGCTCGACCTGCAAGGCCGGCTCCCTTCGGCAGCTGAGATCACCACCTTTGCGCTCGACCCAGCGACCGACAAACGCCAAACCATCGTCCGCAAACTGCTGGCCGATCGGCGTTACGGCGAAAATTGGTCGAAGTATTGGCGCGACGTGATCATGTATCGCGCGACCGAACAGCGGGCGCAAATCGTCGCCGGCGTACTGACCGATTACTTGCGAGAATCAATTAACGAGAACAAGCCTTGGAGCCAAGTCGCGACCGACTTCATCACGGCGGAGGGAGACGGCCTCACGAAAGGTGAGACGGCGCTCATCATCGCCCAGGAAGGGAAGCCCGAAGAAACAGTGGCCGAAATCTCGCGCATTTTCCTCGGCGTGCAGATTCAATGTGCCCAGTGCCACGATCATCCCACTGATCGCTGGAAGCGCGAACAGTTCCATGAACTGGCGGCGTTCTTTCCCCGCGTCTCGTCGCGGATCATTCTCACGCCCGACAATCGCACCATCAGCGTGGCGGTTACGGAGTTTGGAAATGAGCCCTTTGAACGGAATGGCAATCGGGTGCGCGGCTCGGCCGAGCATCGGATGAGTGACCTGCAAAAGCCTGACGCGCCGGGCCGCATGATGAAGCCGATCCTGTTTGCTACGGGCGACTCGGTCCCCGTCACCACGCGTGATAGTCAGCGCCGGGGCCAGTTGGCCGAATTTATTACCAAGCCCGAGAATCCTTACTTCGCCAAAGCACTCGTGAATCGTCTCTGGTCGGAACTGGTCGGCGAAGGTTTTTATGAACCGGTCGACGATATGGGACCGGACCGCGATTGCTTCGCGCCGAAGACGCTAGAGCACCTCTCGACCGCCTTCGCAGCCACTGGCTACGACGTGAAATGGCTGTTCGAAACGATCACTGCGACGCAAGCCTATCAGCGGGCCAGTCGTTCGCGGCGCAATCCCGAGCAAGTGGCTTTCGTGGCCAATGTGCCGCAGCGTTTGCGGGCCGATCAATTATTCGAGAACGTGCTCACTGCCCTCGGTACGCGCGAACCTGCGGCCATGGCAGGACCGGGATATGGCGGTGGGGTGCGATTCGGTCGTGGTCCACGGCAAGCCTTTGCAGCCGTGTTTGGTTACGACCCAAGCGAGCGCCGCGACGAAGTTGCGGGGACCATTCCGCAAGCGCTCGTGATGATGAACTCACCTTATTTCAATGGCCTGCTCGATGGTCGTAGCGGGCGCACCGCGCTCGGCAAGATGCTGAGCGAGATCCAAGACGACCGCGCCTTGATCGGCGAGTTGTACCTGCGCACGCTGGCCCGCGAACCGAGTCTACAGGAAGTGAACACTTGCCTCGCGCATGTGGCGGATGTGAAAAATCGCACTGAAGCTTTTGAAGACATTCACTGGTCGCTGCTGAATTCGACCGAGTTTTTGTATCGGCGGTAA